A stretch of Shewanella dokdonensis DNA encodes these proteins:
- the speA gene encoding biosynthetic arginine decarboxylase, which produces MSDWSIDDARNGYNVAYWSQGFYGVNDQGEVTVSPDPASGNRISLNELAKDMVKAGVNLPVLVRFPQILCHRVDSLCQAFNQAIERYEYAADYLLVYPIKVNQQQAVVEEILASQVSKTVPQLGLEAGSKPELMAVLAMAQKASSVIICNGYKDKEYIRLALIGEKLGHKVYIVLEKMSELKIVLRESRELGVKPRLGLRARLAFQGKGKWQASGGEKSKFGLSAAQVLKVVEELQQNDMLDSLQLLHFHLGSQIANIRDIRHGVGEAARFYCELRQLGCAIDCFDVGGGLAVDYDGTRSQSNNSMNYGLTEYANNIVSALNDVCQEYDQPVPRIISESGRYLTAHHAVLIADVIGTEAYLPEVITAPDEDAPQLLHNMWQSWCEISERGDSRALIEIFHDTQSDLAEAHSLFALGQLTLQQRAWAEQTNLRVCHELQGMMSAKNRYHRPIIDELNEKLADKFFVNFSLFQSLPDAWGIDQVFPVLPLSGLDKQPERRAVMLDITCDSDGTVDQYVDGQGIETTLPVPAWSAESPYLIGFFLVGAYQEILGDLHNLFGDTNSAVVRVDENGLPNIETVLAGDTVADVLRYVNLDAVSFMRTYEELVNTHIVEEERASILEELQLGIKGYTYLEDFS; this is translated from the coding sequence ATGAGTGATTGGTCCATTGATGATGCTCGCAACGGTTACAACGTTGCATATTGGAGCCAGGGTTTTTACGGTGTAAACGATCAGGGAGAAGTAACGGTTTCTCCTGATCCTGCCAGTGGCAACCGTATCAGTCTGAATGAACTGGCAAAGGATATGGTAAAGGCCGGGGTGAACCTGCCGGTGCTGGTGCGCTTCCCGCAGATCCTGTGCCACCGGGTTGATAGCCTGTGTCAGGCATTTAACCAGGCTATCGAAAGATATGAGTACGCGGCTGACTATCTGTTAGTTTATCCCATCAAGGTAAACCAGCAGCAGGCGGTAGTGGAGGAGATCCTCGCCAGCCAGGTCAGCAAAACCGTACCTCAGCTAGGTCTTGAGGCCGGCAGTAAGCCGGAACTGATGGCGGTGCTGGCCATGGCCCAAAAAGCCAGTTCTGTGATTATCTGTAATGGTTATAAAGACAAAGAATACATTCGTCTGGCACTGATCGGCGAAAAGCTCGGTCATAAAGTGTATATCGTGCTGGAAAAAATGTCTGAGCTGAAGATAGTGCTGCGTGAATCCCGCGAATTAGGCGTTAAACCTCGCCTTGGTTTGCGAGCGCGCTTGGCATTTCAGGGCAAAGGTAAATGGCAAGCCAGTGGCGGTGAAAAATCCAAGTTTGGTTTGTCAGCCGCACAGGTGTTGAAAGTAGTGGAAGAGTTGCAGCAAAACGACATGCTCGACTCCTTACAGCTACTGCATTTCCATCTTGGCTCGCAGATTGCCAATATCCGCGATATTCGCCACGGCGTGGGTGAAGCCGCGCGTTTCTATTGCGAGTTGCGGCAACTGGGTTGTGCCATTGACTGCTTTGACGTCGGTGGTGGTTTAGCGGTGGACTATGATGGTACTCGTAGCCAGAGTAATAACTCCATGAACTATGGTCTGACTGAATATGCCAACAATATTGTCAGTGCCTTAAACGATGTGTGCCAGGAATATGACCAGCCAGTGCCACGGATTATCTCCGAGTCTGGTCGCTATCTGACCGCCCACCACGCGGTATTGATTGCGGATGTTATCGGTACCGAAGCCTATTTACCGGAAGTTATCACCGCTCCTGATGAAGATGCGCCACAGCTATTGCACAACATGTGGCAGTCCTGGTGTGAAATTAGTGAGCGTGGTGATTCCCGTGCGTTGATCGAAATTTTCCACGATACCCAATCTGACCTTGCGGAAGCGCATTCTTTGTTTGCCTTGGGGCAATTGACACTGCAACAGCGCGCTTGGGCAGAACAGACCAATCTGCGGGTGTGTCATGAACTGCAAGGGATGATGAGCGCCAAAAACCGCTATCATCGCCCCATCATTGATGAACTCAATGAAAAACTGGCAGACAAATTCTTTGTGAATTTCTCGTTGTTCCAGTCATTGCCCGATGCTTGGGGGATTGATCAAGTCTTCCCGGTACTGCCGTTAAGTGGTTTGGACAAACAACCGGAACGCCGGGCCGTCATGCTGGATATCACTTGCGATTCTGATGGTACTGTCGATCAGTACGTGGATGGTCAAGGCATTGAAACCACCTTACCGGTACCGGCTTGGAGTGCTGAAAGCCCATATCTGATAGGTTTCTTCCTCGTGGGGGCTTATCAGGAAATCCTTGGTGATCTACATAATCTCTTTGGTGATACCAATTCAGCGGTGGTGCGGGTGGATGAAAATGGTTTACCCAATATCGAAACCGTGCTGGCCGGTGACACAGTGGCAGATGTTTTACGCTATGTGAACTTGGATGCAGTATCATTTATGCGGACTTATGAAGAGCTGGTAAATACCCATATTGTCGAAGAGGAACGCGCTTCGATTTTGGAAGAACTGCAATTGGGTATTAAAGGATATACCTACCTAGAAGATTTCTCATAA
- a CDS encoding ATP-binding protein yields the protein MAPELDAHQIKVEFHNGQRLIAAGKSWQHLLLFYRLLNNILSDAYLNAQPEKHLKITISNITPNIKVVLQDNGRGMNATQLASLKQQWQRQSRDSSLAAIRYYLKTQLHGEMEIDSAPGKGCRVRLLLPELMLPEQKLTTT from the coding sequence ATGGCACCGGAATTGGACGCTCACCAGATAAAAGTTGAGTTTCACAATGGGCAACGTTTAATTGCGGCGGGCAAAAGCTGGCAACATCTGTTGCTATTCTATCGCCTGCTCAACAATATCCTCAGCGATGCTTACTTGAATGCTCAGCCAGAGAAACACCTTAAGATCACCATCAGCAACATAACCCCCAATATTAAGGTCGTTCTGCAAGATAATGGTCGTGGAATGAATGCCACACAGTTAGCGTCACTCAAGCAACAATGGCAACGGCAAAGCAGAGACAGCAGCTTGGCGGCAATCCGCTATTATCTGAAAACACAACTGCATGGGGAAATGGAAATCGACTCAGCGCCAGGAAAAGGCTGCCGGGTTAGGCTGTTGCTTCCGGAGCTAATGCTGCCAGAGCAAAAGCTCACTACGACATAA
- a CDS encoding DUF3802 family protein: MVTDKEGYAHLIQYLTEHLGLFENAGTGMDGSTVMEMFEDLLAAQIIVVCGQNPELSFAQRNTIIREVDAIMYDLEEILAGCGRQPVNREQSHFITEFTGLVKNLFDQEIEKSLRQ; encoded by the coding sequence ATGGTAACCGACAAAGAAGGCTATGCCCATCTCATCCAGTATCTGACCGAGCATCTCGGATTATTCGAAAATGCTGGCACTGGCATGGATGGCAGCACTGTGATGGAGATGTTTGAAGATCTACTGGCTGCGCAGATCATTGTGGTGTGTGGTCAAAACCCAGAACTGTCATTCGCTCAGCGCAATACCATTATTCGTGAAGTGGATGCCATCATGTACGATTTGGAAGAGATCCTAGCCGGATGTGGTCGTCAGCCCGTGAACCGCGAGCAAAGCCATTTCATTACAGAGTTTACCGGGCTAGTCAAAAACCTGTTTGATCAAGAGATTGAAAAATCCTTGCGGCAGTAA